The following coding sequences are from one Humulus lupulus chromosome X, drHumLupu1.1, whole genome shotgun sequence window:
- the LOC133805216 gene encoding calpain-type cysteine protease DEK1-like → MQRREEEGRGKERRKALLEKEERKWKEIEASLISSIPNAGSREAAAMAAVVRAVRGDSVLDVSSIARRICSTQLAHRALQVCAFVLTWTM, encoded by the exons ATGCAAAGGCGTGAAGAGGAGGGTAGAGGTAAAGAAAGACGAAAGGCTCTCTTGGAGAAGGAAGAACGTAAATGGAAGGAGATAGAAGCTTCTCTCATATCCTCTATTCCTAATGCTGGAAGCAGGGAAGCAGCAGCCATGGCAGCTGTTGTTCGTGCAGTAAGAGGTGATTCTGTTCTTGATGTTTCTAGCATTGCTCGCAGGATATGTTCAACTCAGTTAGCTCACCGAGCCCTTCAG GTGTGTGCTTTTGTTCTTACTTGGACTATGTGA
- the LOC133803883 gene encoding C2 and GRAM domain-containing protein At1g03370-like produces the protein MEKAGCQNYSHTPWESEKGDVYERQTYYKFDKCISCYRGETRSTQQRSPLSDRNGWIIEEVMTLHGVPLGDYFNLHIRYQVEDLPSKSKQCQLKVYFGIAWLKSTRNQKKITKNIIQNLNDRLKVIVSEVEKEFAMK, from the exons ATGGAGAAAGCTGGTTGTCAAAACTATTCCCACACCCCATGGGAATCAGAGAAAGGTGATGTCTATGAAAGGCAAACTTATTACAAATTTGACAAGTGTATTTCCTGTTACAGAGGAGAGACAAGAAGTACTCAGCAAAGAAGTCCCCTTTCTGATAGAAATGGATGGATTATTGAAGAGGTCATGACTCTCCATGGAGTTCCTCTTGGTGACTATTTCAAT CTTCACATAAGATACCAAGTAGAGGATTTGCCTTCAAAATCAAAGCAATGTCAGCTAAAAGTATATTTTGGAATTGCCTGGCTCAAAAGCACTAGGAATCAGAAAAAGATTACAAAGAATATCATTCAGAATCTGAATGATCGCTTGAAAGTGATTGTTAGTGAAGTTGAGAAGGAGTTTGCAATGAAATAG